From the Macaca nemestrina isolate mMacNem1 chromosome 7, mMacNem.hap1, whole genome shotgun sequence genome, one window contains:
- the LOC105492279 gene encoding small kinetochore-associated protein isoform X1: protein MAAPEPPPGNRMFRTTWLSTECDSHPLPPSYRKFPFETEAANLAGGATVASGHLLKESDKDCGQDRRAPGVQPCRLVTMTSVVKTVYSLQPASALSGGQPADTQTRATSKSLLPVRSKEVDVSKQLHSGGPENDVTKITKLRRENGQMKATDTTTRRNVRKGYKPLSKQKSEDELKDKNQLLEAVNKQLHQKLTETQGELKDLTQKVELLEKFRDNCLAILESKGLDPALGSETLASRQESTTDHMDSMLLLETLQEELKLFNETAKKQMEELQALKVKLEMKEERVRFLEQQTLCNNQVNDLTTALKEMEQLLEM, encoded by the exons ATGGCGGCTCCCGAACCCCCGCCAGGGAACAGAATGTTCCGTACAACATGGCTTTCTACGGAGTGCGATTCCCACCCACTTCCGCCCAGCTACCGGAAGTTTCCATTTGAAACCGAGGCGGCCAACTTGGCAGGCGGCGCGACAGTTGCTTCAGGGCATCTTTTGAAAGAGAGCGACAAGGACTGCGGGCAGGACCGGCGGGCTCCTGG AGTTCAGCCGTGCCGCCTCGTTACGATGACCAGTGTGGTTAAGACAGTGTATAGCCTGCAGCCCGCCTCTGCGCTGAGCGGCGGCCAGCCCGCAG ACACACAAACTCGGGCCACTTCTAAGAGTCTGTTACCTGTTAGGTCCAAAGAAGTCGATGTTTCCAAACAGCTTCATTCAGGAGGTCCAGAGAATGATGTTACAAAAATCACCAAACTGAGACGAGAGAATGG GCAAATGAAAGCTACTGATACCACCACCAGAAGGAATGTCAGAAAAGG CTACAAACCACTGAGTAAGCAAAAATCAGAGGACGAGCTCAAGGACAAGAACCAGCTCTTAGAAGCCGTCAACAAGCAGTTGCACCAGAAGTTGACTGAAACTCAG GGAGAGCTGAAGGACCTGACCCAAAAGGTAGAGCTGCTGGAGAAGTTTCGGGACAACTGTTTGGCAATTTTGGAGAGCAAGGGCCTTGATCCAG CTTTAGGCAGTGAGACCCTGGCATCACGACAAGAATCTACTACCGATCACATGGACTCTATG TTGCTGTTAGAAACTTTGCAAGAGGAGCTGAAGCTTTTTAATGAAACAGCCAAAAAGCAGATGGAGGAGTTACAG GCCTTAAAGGTAAAGCTggagatgaaagaagaaagagtccGATTCCTAGAACAGCAAACCTTATGTAACAATCAAGTAAATGATTTAACAACAGCCCTTAAGGAAATGGAGCAGCTATTAGAAATGTAA
- the LOC105492279 gene encoding small kinetochore-associated protein isoform X2 — MAAPEPPPGNRMFRTTWLSTECDSHPLPPSYRKFPFETEAANLAGGATVASGHLLKESDKDCGQDRRAPGVQPCRLVTMTSVVKTVYSLQPASALSGGQPADTQTRATSKSLLPVRSKEVDVSKQLHSGGPENDVTKITKLRRENGQMKATDTTTRRNVRKGYKPLSKQKSEDELKDKNQLLEAVNKQLHQKLTETQGELKDLTQKVELLEKFRDNCLAILESKGLDPVAVRNFARGAEAF, encoded by the exons ATGGCGGCTCCCGAACCCCCGCCAGGGAACAGAATGTTCCGTACAACATGGCTTTCTACGGAGTGCGATTCCCACCCACTTCCGCCCAGCTACCGGAAGTTTCCATTTGAAACCGAGGCGGCCAACTTGGCAGGCGGCGCGACAGTTGCTTCAGGGCATCTTTTGAAAGAGAGCGACAAGGACTGCGGGCAGGACCGGCGGGCTCCTGG AGTTCAGCCGTGCCGCCTCGTTACGATGACCAGTGTGGTTAAGACAGTGTATAGCCTGCAGCCCGCCTCTGCGCTGAGCGGCGGCCAGCCCGCAG ACACACAAACTCGGGCCACTTCTAAGAGTCTGTTACCTGTTAGGTCCAAAGAAGTCGATGTTTCCAAACAGCTTCATTCAGGAGGTCCAGAGAATGATGTTACAAAAATCACCAAACTGAGACGAGAGAATGG GCAAATGAAAGCTACTGATACCACCACCAGAAGGAATGTCAGAAAAGG CTACAAACCACTGAGTAAGCAAAAATCAGAGGACGAGCTCAAGGACAAGAACCAGCTCTTAGAAGCCGTCAACAAGCAGTTGCACCAGAAGTTGACTGAAACTCAG GGAGAGCTGAAGGACCTGACCCAAAAGGTAGAGCTGCTGGAGAAGTTTCGGGACAACTGTTTGGCAATTTTGGAGAGCAAGGGCCTTGATCCAG TTGCTGTTAGAAACTTTGCAAGAGGAGCTGAAGCTTTTTAA